The proteins below are encoded in one region of Malaclemys terrapin pileata isolate rMalTer1 chromosome 8, rMalTer1.hap1, whole genome shotgun sequence:
- the LOC128842463 gene encoding uncharacterized protein K02A2.6-like gives MKGITVTLNIKPGSQPKYLKARTVPYALRPKVEADLECLVTNEVLIPVTHSSWATPIIPIVKKNGSLWICRDFKVMVNPVLCAEQYPLPRINDLFAGLAGGQKFSKIDLSQAYLQMHVDEKSQELLTTVMHKELYQYCRLPFGIMSAPTLFQKAMDQILCGLPGVLCILVIGTNEEDHLKNLEATLQGLEEYCLQVLKDKCEFFQSSVEYLGHIIDATGLRKAPEKVKAIVEAPPPQNVSQLCSFLGLLNYYGKFISQLATLLKPLHELLGQNKAWK, from the coding sequence ATGAAGGGAATCACTGTGACATTGAACATTAAACCTGGAAGTCAGCCAAAATATCTGAAAGCTAGAACTGTGCCATATGCCCTCAGGCCAAAGGTTGAAGCAGACCTGGAGTGCCTGGTCACAAATGAAGTCCTAATACCAGTTACTCATAGCTCATGGGCAACTCCAATCATTCCAATAGTGAAGAAAAATGGCTCTCTCTGGATTTGCAGAGATTTTAAAGTCATGGTCAACCCGGTGTTGTGTGCAGAGCAATACCCACTTCCCCGCATCAATGACCTCTTTGcgggcctggctgggggacaaaaattcagtaagattgatctgagtcaagcaTATTTACAGATGCATGTTGATGAAAAGTCCCAAGAGCTGTTGACTACTGTGATGCATAAAGAGCTTTATCAGTACTGTCGCCTACCCTTCGGAATAATGTCTGCTCCCACCTTATTCCAGAAGGCTATGGACCAGATCTTGTGTGGCTTGCCAGGAGTCCTGTGCATTCTGGTCATTGGAACGAATGAAGAGGATCACCTAAAGAATTTAGAGGCTACCCTACAAGGACTGGAAGAGTATTGCCTACAAGTCCTCAAAGACAAGTGTGAattcttccagtcctctgttgAATATTTAGGACACATCATTGATGCTACGGGTCTTCGTAAGGCCCCTGAAAAAGTTAAGGCTATTGTGGAGGCTCCACCTCCTCAAAATGTTAGCCAGCTTTGCTCATTTCTAGGACTATTGAACTATTATGGGAAGTTCATCTCGCAGTTAGCCACACTGTTAAAACCACTTCACGAACTCCTGGGGCAAAACAAGGCCTGGAAGTAG